A single window of Psychromonas ingrahamii 37 DNA harbors:
- a CDS encoding protein-disulfide reductase DsbD family protein — MFIFQLMKVAVRLRLTILFVLSLLLSAFSVSAQPVSTGWLTHPDHPPVEVRFMLTGEVDKTTHKANGLLEVNLEGEWKTYWRSPGEGGIAPALDWSQSSNLSDLEWRWPTPTYYEQLGVMTLGYKHHVIFPMQLTLEDINQPIVFSGKLTLPTCTNICVLTDYELDLPAVTLADITTDATAQHLYQQGLSSVPTQSDSTEVVNASFDYDSQRLQVTLQQKKEWQDPQIIVDGDEVTDDYFSQPAININNNIVTATYKVTNWLGKTKLVGKPVSITVSDALFAHELSAVIDDKPLVKSSSTNLFTMIAFALLGGLILNIMPCVLPVLGMKLNSMLTSSHLSKRTIRLQFLASASGILTSFWLLALGLLILKLTGNAMGWGIQFQSPWFIGFMVTITALFTANLLGLFEVKLPGRLSTSIANKGGDSTSGHFVQGMFATLLATPCSAPFLGTAVAFALGASILEMWMVFTFLGLGMALPWLVFALFPNLISLMPKPGLWMNKMKAVFGLMMFVTTLWLLSLLVPFIGGLATVVIGLLFCAYLLYRIAKNHGKKTVIVILAVSLLFTSAGLFIANLTAQTFIKDDLTWLPLNENSIDQYVKQGNTVFVDITADWCITCKANKIGVILQDPVYSELKQERVITMQGDWTKPSDRITNYLKSYQRFGVPLNVVYGPNAPQGLPLSVILSSDEVMQALEDAGREQ, encoded by the coding sequence GTGTTTATATTTCAATTAATGAAAGTAGCAGTTAGATTACGATTGACGATTCTATTCGTCTTATCTTTATTATTGTCAGCTTTTTCAGTCTCAGCCCAACCTGTTTCTACAGGTTGGCTAACCCATCCCGATCACCCGCCAGTTGAAGTGCGTTTTATGCTGACCGGTGAAGTTGATAAAACCACTCACAAAGCCAATGGTTTGCTGGAAGTTAACCTTGAAGGTGAGTGGAAAACCTATTGGCGATCTCCCGGTGAAGGCGGCATTGCGCCAGCGCTTGACTGGAGCCAATCAAGTAACCTGTCTGATTTAGAATGGCGCTGGCCAACTCCCACTTATTATGAGCAACTTGGCGTCATGACCCTGGGTTACAAACATCATGTTATTTTTCCCATGCAGTTAACCTTGGAGGATATTAATCAACCCATCGTTTTTTCAGGGAAATTAACACTGCCGACCTGTACCAATATTTGTGTGCTCACGGATTATGAATTGGATTTGCCAGCTGTCACATTGGCAGATATTACAACCGATGCCACTGCGCAACATTTATATCAACAGGGGCTTTCAAGCGTTCCGACCCAAAGTGACTCAACCGAGGTTGTTAATGCATCCTTTGACTATGATTCACAGCGCTTGCAAGTGACATTACAGCAAAAAAAAGAGTGGCAGGATCCACAGATTATTGTGGATGGTGACGAGGTCACCGATGACTATTTTTCTCAACCCGCAATCAACATTAATAATAATATTGTAACGGCAACCTATAAGGTAACCAATTGGTTAGGCAAAACCAAACTGGTCGGAAAGCCTGTTTCTATCACCGTTTCTGACGCGCTTTTTGCGCATGAATTAAGTGCTGTGATTGATGATAAACCCTTAGTAAAAAGCAGCTCAACCAATTTATTTACCATGATTGCTTTTGCATTACTTGGGGGATTAATACTCAATATTATGCCCTGTGTCTTACCCGTATTGGGCATGAAGCTGAACAGTATGCTGACCTCATCACATCTCAGTAAACGGACTATTCGCCTGCAATTTTTAGCCTCGGCATCGGGGATATTAACCTCGTTCTGGTTATTAGCCTTAGGGTTACTTATTTTAAAGCTCACAGGTAATGCGATGGGTTGGGGGATTCAGTTCCAAAGCCCCTGGTTTATTGGTTTTATGGTGACCATAACAGCACTCTTCACCGCGAATTTACTGGGTTTATTTGAAGTTAAATTACCAGGCCGACTGTCAACATCCATCGCTAATAAAGGGGGGGATTCAACCTCTGGTCATTTTGTACAAGGTATGTTTGCAACCTTGCTTGCGACCCCCTGTAGCGCACCTTTCTTAGGCACGGCGGTGGCTTTTGCTTTAGGGGCAAGCATCTTGGAAATGTGGATGGTCTTTACCTTTTTAGGACTGGGAATGGCGTTGCCTTGGCTGGTTTTTGCGTTATTCCCAAACCTCATCTCATTGATGCCTAAACCCGGTCTGTGGATGAATAAAATGAAAGCTGTTTTTGGTTTGATGATGTTTGTGACAACGCTGTGGTTATTGAGTTTACTCGTGCCTTTTATCGGAGGCTTAGCAACCGTGGTCATTGGTTTATTGTTCTGTGCTTATTTGTTATACCGAATAGCTAAAAATCATGGTAAAAAAACGGTGATTGTGATTTTAGCCGTTAGCCTGCTATTTACCAGTGCAGGGCTTTTTATTGCTAATCTTACCGCTCAGACATTTATTAAGGACGATCTTACTTGGTTGCCACTCAATGAAAATAGCATTGATCAATATGTAAAGCAGGGTAATACCGTTTTTGTTGATATAACGGCTGACTGGTGTATTACCTGTAAAGCCAATAAAATCGGCGTTATTTTACAAGATCCCGTCTATTCTGAATTGAAGCAGGAAAGAGTGATCACTATGCAAGGTGATTGGACCAAGCCAAGTGACAGGATCACGAACTATTTGAAAAGTTATCAACGATTTGGAGTGCCTCTAAATGTGGTCTATGGCCCGAATGCCCCACAAGGTTTGCCTTTATCTGTCATATTAAGCAGTGATGAAGTTATGCAGGCACTGGAAGATGCAGGGAGAGAACAATAA